TCCGGGAAAGAGCTTGAGCGTGCGGCGGTATTCGCCGATGGCCGCCTTGATGAGCTCCGTGTCACGCTGGTAGTCGGGCGCGCGCTTGAAGTAGCACTGCCCGATGTGGTAGTGGGCGTCGTCGGTGTAGGACGAGTTGGGGTAACTGGCGGCCATGTCCTCGAAAATCGCCTGCGCTTCGAGGTACATATCTTCGTCGTAGTAGGCCATGCCCAGGTAGAACTGGGAGTCGTCGGCGTACTTCGACGAGGGGTAGACTATCATCACGTTCTCGAAACAGCCACGCGCCGCCTCCATTTCCTCTTTATCGTAGTAGCCCTTGCCCAGATCGAACCACTCCTGGGCGGTGAGCGAGAAGAGATCGGGCAGTTCCACGGCGCAGCCGCAGAATAAGAGCGCGATGACCGGGATGATGAGGGTCGCCTTCAAAGTTTACGTCTTCTCCTCGGTCCTCTGTTCGCCGGGGCGTTATTCGCTTCGCTTCTTTTTGCCGGGGCGTGACTCGCTCTGCCGAGCCTTCAAAAAGGACATGTAGAGCTCCGCCTCTCGGCTCGTCCCCTTGGATAGCTCCCGGGCCTTCTGGATGTGCCCCTTGGCGGTGTCGTAGGCTCCCTGCTGGAAATGCACCAGGCCCAGCTCGAGCTGGCCGTTCTGGTAGTTGGGGTTGATGGTGATGGCCCTCTCCAGAACCTCCTCGGCCTCGGACAGCCGTCCGCCGCGGCGGAGGATTTTTCCCCGGAAGACCAACAGGTCAACGTAGGACGGCGCCAGTTCCACCGCCTCGTTGATCAACCGCTCCGCCTGCTCGATGCGGCCCATCTCCAGCTCGAGGGCGGCCAACTCGCGGTAGCCTTCGGCCAGCCGGGACTTGATGGCGGGGCTGAGCTCGTCGGACCGGA
Above is a window of bacterium DNA encoding:
- the bamD gene encoding outer membrane protein assembly factor BamD, producing the protein MKATLIIPVIALLFCGCAVELPDLFSLTAQEWFDLGKGYYDKEEMEAARGCFENVMIVYPSSKYADDSQFYLGMAYYDEDMYLEAQAIFEDMAASYPNSSYTDDAHYHIGQCYFKRAPDYQRDTELIKAAIGEYRRTLKLFPGSELIPQIQDAIREAEELEARKLDHIAYLYRRMEHPRSVILYADMLLGTYPDSMYAPRNLWRRGEALLELGYPDDARNDFERILEEYPDDEYAADARESLNTMGSLPGNPDGE
- a CDS encoding tetratricopeptide repeat protein; the encoded protein is MSSEQNRVGNARHLFERGMYAEALNELRMAIGEGREYPDVYNLMGLCNSMRSDYKVAVSYYQKALELNPDYEEARLNLLITLSDLGMYKEADTELTAMLASTKIRSDELSPAIKSRLAEGYRELAALELEMGRIEQAERLINEAVELAPSYVDLLVFRGKILRRGGRLSEAEEVLERAITINPNYQNGQLELGLVHFQQGAYDTAKGHIQKARELSKGTSREAELYMSFLKARQSESRPGKKKRSE